The Rhizoctonia solani chromosome 13, complete sequence nucleotide sequence GTGATTTGGAATTCGCAACTGAGTGCTGACTCTTAGTCAAAGCTATGAGTATGGTGAGCCACCCAAAGTGCAGGGAAATACCCATGGCGTCCAAGTTTTTGCCAAGCATCCACATCCAGGAACATCGGGGCCGCAGCTCGAAAGCACACAAGGGGGCTAAGAATGTGGATCTATGGAAATGCCGGCCGGATTTAACACTTTGCCAGGACCCTGCATATAAGGTAGTTAAGTGCGGCTGGTTGCGTACAAAAGGTCGTGCTTTGGGGGCTCACCGTAAAGTCACGTATCGAGTGAAGCATAGTTGTTTGTTTGCCTGTGCAATCACTCTGAGATGGAACTACGAGCATCTTGAACTTCATGTGCGGAAAATGTGGATACCAGTGATGCTACAGGCAAAGTCAGTGAATTGTGGACGTCATCTAAAGAATAGTCAGGCTTGTTACATAGCGCAGAACTGGCGAGTAGCGGCAAAAGATAAGCCAGAGGAGAATACGTAGTGGCTAATGCAGCCATTACATGTGGAGTCTAACGGTTGTCGCACATGATCAAGCGCTGTTAGAGTATCTAGCCGAATACAATATGATAGCATTATGTCGCGTATGCATGTCACATTAAAATGAGTTCAAGACAACGGTACATATGAATGGTAATTATCACTTTCAAGGCATCCTGCCATGAACCATTTGCAACTGAAGAACTAAATAAATCAAGTGTTGGCTCATTCAGTGTCTGGCCCGAAAGGTGCACTAACACTCACAATGGTCAGTAATGGTCAGTGACACGCTTCCCACTCATTCCCAATCTTAGCGTTCGTAAGCTCAAGTTCGGCCTTGCCTTGGCGTGACATCAGCATGGTGTTCTGAGGCATCAGGAGAGCGCCACGTAAGTCAGGTGGCACCCAGAAAAGCAGGTGGTCGCGACTATCGCGAACCCATCCGTCCTCGTGGATCTTCCAGTTCAGGCTTTGACTTTGTTGTATGTCCTGAGCGCTGGCAGCATTAGCAGCCTTCATAGAAATGCGTGTGCGACAGATAAAAGTGAGTAGCTAGTTAAACGAGTTAACGATGCTCGCACACCTGCTTGACGTGGGTGCATTCCATACCCGTATCGTGGTATCGGCCGAGCCAGAGACAACATAAGCCCCGTTCGGCGAGAACATTACTGACAGTACATAGCCCGTGTGTCCTTCGAGCACTGCAATCGATGTCCTGCTTTCTACATCCCATATCCGTATCGTCTTGTCAACAGAACCAGACGCTAACTTGTCACCCTGAGACGAGAATGCAACACATCGAACTCTGTCGCTGTGGCCTCGAAGCGGATCGCCGATGGGCTGCCATGTATATGTGTTCCACAGACTTATAGTCATGTCATAAGAGCCAGAAGCAAGAAGACCGCCATCATGGGAGTATGCGATAGATGCAATGCGGTAAGTATGCGCTTCAGATATACTGCGCAGCTGCGCTCCCGTACTACCATCCCACATCATCAGCTTCCCGCCACCGTCACCTGACGCAAATGTCCGACCATCAGGTGAGACTGCCACCGAGTATACTGCTTTGTCGTGTCCGGTCAGCTCATGGGTCTGCTTGCCATCTTTCCACACGTATATGCGTCCTGACCTCGACCCGCACACCACTCGCTTGTCGTCATATATGAGTACAGCTGGCCAGAACTGTTGATACCAAGGATCGTAGTCGCCATCTGTGTCTATCGGGCCAATCGTGTACTCCAGCTTCCCACTTTGTCGTTCCCACACATGGATCATCCTGTCGATTGATACTGAGTATATGTGACTGCTATCGAGCGAGAAGCCGACTGAGAGTACGTAGGCGTTGTGTCCTGTGAGAGTGGTGCATGTTGGCTGCCGGCTT carries:
- a CDS encoding WD-40 repeat-containing protein; protein product: MLLARDARRFVTLFATSPVSKSTPHIYVSMLASWPPAQPIAHCYTHRSAGLVQVKGLETTERQLSLLSMTPAGSAVCGALIAGPLKAHNGKMRSVDYSPDGRWLASGASHSAAVARGGVSCVSPSSTLLAAASESDIYLLDPFAGQVVSGPLKGHTNLVCTLIFLPDERHIVSGSFDCTICVWDVTHAKLVAGPLQGHSETVSAVAVSPDGRLLVSASEDGTMRTWSTSTWQTHSVFRYTGVVRSVRFLPDGSRLVSGSVDGNMRIWEVPDVPIGQVMDGQSLAHEDWVTVFRSRLAARISYPDLRSDCSRVEYASRQPTCTTLTGHNAYVLSVGFSLDSSHIYSVSIDRMIHVWERQSGKLEYTIGPIDTDGDYDPWYQQFWPAVLIYDDKRVVCGSRSGRIYVWKDGKQTHELTGHDKAVYSVAVSPDGRTFASGDGGGKLMMWDGSTGAQLRSISEAHTYRIASIAYSHDGGLLASGSYDMTISLWNTYTWQPIGDPLRGHSDRVRCVAFSSQGDKLASGSVDKTIRIWDVESRTSIAVLEGHTGYVLSVMFSPNGAYVVSGSADTTIRLLTFICRTRISMKAANAASAQDIQQSQSLNWKIHEDGWVRDSRDHLLFWVPPDLRGALLMPQNTMLMSRQGKAELELTNAKIGNEWEACH